A region from the Variovorax paradoxus genome encodes:
- a CDS encoding flavodoxin family protein: protein MPRRTIKAPQVRKGQAPETLKRDRFHERFMQSFQDPAFRAEKDALQRIELIAWEAYEQGRKAPVTRKAGPGHADPDYELSVDWLEARARIDAAQAAWGQAQTKSRVLLVNGSPRNDGTCPGEISKTWRLVQLAREVLDGCGIEADVLDLSLLASDYGRHIHPCKGCVSTAMPLCHWPCSCYPNHAMGQTGDWMNEIYERWVAAHGVILFTPTHWYQSASPLKLMADRLVCADGGNPDPTSTHGKKPDEAKALELEGWGYPKHLSGRVYGVVVHGDAAGVESVRRNLSDWLDWMGLVDAGAQARLDRYIGYYEPYATSHDSLDADEDVQEEVRNVARAVALAVGELRAGRLQSPDRGLKPPRLK, encoded by the coding sequence ATGCCCCGCCGCACGATCAAAGCCCCCCAGGTCCGCAAGGGACAGGCGCCCGAGACCTTGAAGCGCGACCGGTTCCACGAGCGCTTCATGCAATCCTTCCAGGACCCCGCCTTCCGGGCCGAAAAAGATGCGCTGCAGCGCATCGAGCTCATCGCATGGGAGGCCTACGAGCAAGGCCGCAAGGCGCCTGTCACACGCAAGGCCGGCCCCGGCCATGCCGACCCCGACTACGAACTCTCCGTCGACTGGCTCGAAGCCCGGGCGCGCATCGACGCGGCGCAGGCCGCATGGGGCCAGGCGCAGACGAAGTCGCGCGTGCTGCTGGTCAATGGCTCGCCGCGCAACGACGGCACCTGCCCTGGCGAAATCTCCAAAACCTGGCGGCTGGTGCAGCTCGCGCGCGAAGTGCTCGATGGCTGCGGCATCGAGGCCGACGTGCTCGACCTGAGCCTGCTCGCCTCCGACTACGGGCGCCACATCCATCCCTGCAAGGGCTGCGTGTCCACCGCCATGCCGCTGTGCCACTGGCCCTGCAGCTGCTACCCGAACCATGCAATGGGCCAGACCGGCGACTGGATGAACGAGATCTACGAGCGCTGGGTCGCGGCGCACGGCGTGATCCTGTTCACGCCCACGCACTGGTACCAGTCCGCCAGCCCGCTCAAGCTCATGGCCGACCGGCTGGTGTGCGCCGACGGCGGCAATCCCGACCCCACCAGCACCCACGGCAAGAAGCCCGACGAAGCCAAGGCCCTCGAACTCGAGGGCTGGGGCTATCCCAAGCACCTGAGCGGCCGCGTCTACGGCGTGGTGGTGCACGGCGACGCCGCCGGCGTCGAGAGCGTGCGCCGCAACCTGTCGGACTGGCTCGACTGGATGGGCCTGGTCGATGCGGGCGCGCAGGCCCGGCTCGACCGCTACATCGGCTACTACGAGCCCTATGCCACCAGCCACGACAGCCTCGATGCCGACGAAGACGTGCAGGAAGAAGTACGCAACGTGGCCCGCGCCGTGGCCCTTGCGGTCGGCGAACTGCGCGCGGGCAGGCTGCAGTCGCCCGACCGCGGATTGAAGCCCCCGAGGCTCAAGTGA
- a CDS encoding lysylphosphatidylglycerol synthase domain-containing protein produces the protein MNTRTARLAHRPWWPWLRRIAVWAFFGLIAWLLVSQARAIDWQEVFDAMRALPAATLWLGGALAATSFAIYSTYDLLGRHLTRHPLGARTVMGVTFISYAFNLNLGSLVGGVAFRYRLYSRLGLPNGTITRVLGFSMLTNWLGYLVVAGVAFCFWPLALPAEWKIGNGGLRILGAVLLLLAAAYFVLCALASGHVFRLRHYPFKVPSLRMASLQLAMSCLNWSLIGGVIWVLLQGEVAYHAVLAVLLVAAVAGVVTHVPAGLGVLEAVFLALLSHEVPQGRLLGVLLVYRGLYYLLPLGVATVAYFATELRARRWRHATASKR, from the coding sequence GTGAACACCCGGACCGCCCGCCTCGCGCACCGGCCCTGGTGGCCCTGGCTGCGTCGCATCGCGGTCTGGGCCTTCTTCGGCCTGATTGCCTGGCTGCTCGTGAGCCAGGCGCGCGCCATCGACTGGCAGGAGGTGTTCGACGCCATGCGCGCACTGCCCGCGGCCACGCTGTGGCTGGGCGGCGCGCTGGCCGCCACCAGCTTTGCGATCTACAGCACCTACGACCTGCTGGGCCGCCATCTCACGCGCCACCCGCTCGGCGCCCGCACCGTCATGGGCGTGACCTTCATCAGCTACGCCTTCAACCTCAATCTCGGTTCGCTGGTGGGCGGCGTGGCGTTCCGCTACCGGCTCTATTCGCGCCTGGGCCTCCCTAACGGCACCATCACGCGCGTGCTCGGCTTCAGCATGCTGACCAACTGGCTCGGCTACCTGGTGGTGGCGGGGGTGGCCTTCTGCTTCTGGCCGCTGGCGCTGCCGGCCGAATGGAAGATTGGCAACGGGGGCCTGCGCATCCTGGGCGCGGTGTTGCTGCTGCTGGCCGCGGCCTACTTCGTGCTGTGCGCGCTGGCCAGCGGGCACGTCTTCCGGCTGCGCCACTATCCGTTCAAGGTGCCGTCCCTTCGAATGGCCTCGCTCCAACTGGCCATGTCGTGTCTGAACTGGTCGCTGATCGGCGGCGTGATCTGGGTCCTGCTGCAGGGCGAAGTGGCCTATCACGCGGTGCTCGCGGTGCTGCTGGTGGCCGCGGTGGCGGGCGTGGTCACCCACGTGCCGGCCGGCCTTGGCGTGCTGGAGGCGGTGTTCCTTGCGCTGCTCTCGCACGAAGTGCCGCAAGGCCGGCTGCTGGGCGTGCTGCTGGTCTACCGGGGGCTCTACTACCTCTTGCCGCTGGGTGTGGCCACCGTGGCCTATTTCGCCACTGAACTGCGTGCGCGGCGCTGGCGGCACGCGACGGCGTCGAAACGCTAG
- a CDS encoding endonuclease/exonuclease/phosphatase family protein: MSSSSPIPLAVAAPTSLKVMTVNTHKGFTALNRKFILPELRDAVRTVGADVVFLQEVLGTHSRHSRRVNNWPEAPHYEFLADTMWPQFAYGRNAVYPRGHHGNAVLSKFPIVHFRNHDVSVAGPEKRGLLHCVLRLPGRTVDVHAICAHLGLAEAHRQQQLELLLHIVRDEVPADAPLVVAGDFNDWRGRAHQVLEEGAGLREVFVHANGSAAKTFPARFPLLSLDRIYVRNAGVHAPVVLPRKPWSHLSDHAPLVANIDL; the protein is encoded by the coding sequence ATGTCTTCCTCCTCGCCGATTCCACTTGCCGTCGCGGCGCCGACCTCGCTCAAGGTCATGACGGTGAACACCCACAAGGGCTTCACCGCGCTCAACCGCAAGTTCATCCTTCCGGAACTGCGCGATGCGGTGCGCACCGTGGGGGCCGACGTGGTGTTCCTGCAGGAGGTGCTCGGCACCCATTCGCGCCATTCGCGCCGGGTCAACAACTGGCCCGAGGCGCCGCACTACGAATTCCTTGCCGACACCATGTGGCCGCAGTTCGCCTATGGGCGCAACGCCGTGTACCCCCGGGGCCACCACGGCAATGCGGTGTTGTCCAAGTTTCCGATCGTGCATTTCCGCAACCACGACGTGTCGGTGGCCGGGCCCGAAAAGCGCGGCCTGCTCCATTGCGTGCTGCGCCTGCCGGGCCGCACGGTCGACGTCCATGCGATCTGCGCGCATCTCGGCCTGGCCGAGGCGCACCGGCAGCAGCAGCTGGAACTGCTGTTGCACATCGTGCGCGACGAGGTGCCGGCCGATGCGCCGCTGGTCGTCGCGGGCGACTTCAACGACTGGCGCGGCCGTGCGCACCAGGTGCTGGAGGAAGGCGCCGGCCTGCGCGAGGTTTTCGTGCATGCGAACGGCTCGGCCGCCAAGACCTTTCCGGCGCGCTTTCCGCTGCTGTCGCTCGACCGCATCTATGTTCGCAACGCGGGCGTGCACGCGCCCGTGGTGCTGCCGCGCAAGCCCTGGTCGCATCTGTCGGACCACGCGCCGCTGGTTGCGAACATCGACCTTTGA
- a CDS encoding GNAT family N-acetyltransferase → MNEVEAIERATVAAVSPLAVEELDGWLLPFDDGTVKRARSAVPLHRDPVGSGTIDRIEDRYDSRQFVPAFRLADEPCFAALQSELEQRHYVADSPTCVQIGSARRMREVAAAGAAPADVDPAPDGAWAALFLGEGFDPVDGAHRVRALSRAQDSLYASVREGRRTVAAGAMAFGHGWASVHGMRTEQSQRGRGLAGRVLAGLARAALERGFERVFLQVDAQNPAAHALYRRAGFSTQWQYRYWQRQQWPR, encoded by the coding sequence ATGAACGAGGTTGAAGCCATCGAGCGCGCCACCGTGGCCGCCGTTTCGCCGCTTGCCGTCGAAGAGCTCGACGGCTGGCTGCTCCCTTTCGACGACGGCACCGTCAAGCGCGCCAGGTCGGCCGTTCCGCTGCATCGCGACCCTGTCGGTAGCGGCACGATCGACCGCATCGAGGACCGCTACGACAGCCGCCAGTTCGTGCCCGCGTTCCGCCTCGCCGACGAGCCCTGCTTCGCGGCGCTGCAGTCCGAACTGGAGCAGCGGCACTACGTCGCGGACTCGCCGACCTGCGTGCAGATCGGCTCCGCCAGGCGCATGCGCGAGGTGGCGGCGGCCGGTGCCGCGCCGGCCGACGTCGATCCTGCACCCGACGGCGCCTGGGCCGCCCTGTTTCTAGGCGAAGGCTTCGATCCCGTGGACGGCGCCCATCGCGTGCGGGCGCTGTCGCGCGCCCAGGACTCGCTCTATGCCAGCGTGCGCGAGGGCCGCCGAACCGTCGCCGCGGGCGCCATGGCCTTCGGCCACGGATGGGCCAGCGTGCACGGCATGCGAACCGAGCAGTCGCAGCGCGGCCGGGGCCTGGCCGGACGCGTGCTGGCGGGCCTCGCGCGGGCGGCGCTCGAGCGCGGCTTCGAGCGCGTGTTCCTGCAGGTCGATGCGCAGAATCCGGCCGCCCATGCGCTCTACCGGCGCGCCGGTTTTTCGACGCAGTGGCAGTACCGCTACTGGCAGCGCCAGCAGTGGCCGCGCTGA
- a CDS encoding Spy/CpxP family protein refolding chaperone, which yields MISLRQRIVWASLLGSAALASSGAFAQTPAAPATSSTPSAAVAQADAGAPKAQHKRMDPAQRMERMQAHRAKRLAALKEKLKLNAGQESAWTTFAAASQPPAGARPQRMDRAEFAKLTTPERLERMQARQAERSARFAKRAEATKAFYAALTPEQQKTFDAETVHAGMHGHRGHHGPHGEAATAPAKS from the coding sequence ATGATCTCTCTTCGCCAACGCATCGTCTGGGCCAGCCTTCTGGGTTCGGCCGCCCTCGCCTCTTCGGGCGCCTTTGCACAGACCCCGGCGGCGCCCGCCACTTCTTCCACGCCTTCTGCCGCCGTCGCGCAGGCTGACGCCGGCGCACCCAAGGCGCAGCACAAGCGCATGGACCCGGCCCAGCGCATGGAGCGCATGCAGGCGCATCGCGCCAAGCGCCTTGCCGCGCTGAAGGAAAAGCTCAAACTGAACGCCGGACAGGAAAGCGCATGGACCACCTTCGCTGCCGCCAGCCAGCCGCCAGCCGGGGCCCGCCCGCAGCGCATGGACCGTGCGGAATTCGCCAAGCTCACCACGCCCGAGCGCCTGGAGCGCATGCAGGCCCGCCAGGCCGAGCGCAGTGCCAGGTTCGCCAAGCGCGCCGAAGCCACCAAGGCCTTCTATGCCGCGCTGACACCCGAACAGCAGAAGACCTTCGACGCGGAAACGGTGCATGCCGGCATGCACGGCCACCGCGGCCATCATGGCCCTCACGGCGAGGCCGCCACGGCCCCTGCCAAGAGCTGA
- a CDS encoding pirin family protein, with the protein MKNANHHANHPTDPVATPRGIDHIVAGVSTSDGDGVKLTRVLQQPLQKRLDPYLMLDAFGSDNPGDYIGGFPNHPHRGFETVTYMIAGRMRHRDSAGHEGLLQNGGVQWMTAGRGLIHSELPEQEDGLMEGFQLWLNLPARDKMREPWYRDIQSEEIPEYTTAAGVHVRVIAGASHGIEGAVRREHTEPLYLDITLPPGAEFAQPLPDDHNALVYAYRESVWIAGSEVPTRRMAILANDPGSDGVVLRAGATNHSPARALLIAGKPLHEPIAQYGPFVMNTEEQVKQAVQDFQDGKFGE; encoded by the coding sequence ATGAAGAATGCAAACCACCACGCCAACCACCCGACCGATCCCGTGGCCACGCCGCGTGGCATCGACCACATCGTGGCCGGCGTTTCCACCAGCGATGGCGACGGCGTCAAACTCACCCGCGTGCTGCAGCAGCCGCTGCAAAAAAGGCTCGACCCCTACCTGATGCTCGACGCCTTCGGCAGCGACAACCCGGGCGACTACATCGGCGGCTTTCCCAACCATCCGCACCGCGGTTTCGAAACGGTGACCTACATGATCGCGGGCCGCATGCGGCATCGCGACAGCGCAGGCCACGAAGGGCTGCTGCAGAACGGCGGCGTGCAATGGATGACGGCTGGCCGCGGACTCATCCACAGCGAACTGCCGGAGCAGGAAGACGGCCTGATGGAAGGCTTTCAGCTCTGGCTCAACCTGCCGGCCAGGGACAAGATGCGCGAGCCCTGGTATCGCGACATCCAGAGCGAGGAAATTCCGGAATACACCACCGCCGCGGGCGTGCACGTGCGCGTGATCGCCGGTGCGAGCCATGGCATCGAGGGCGCGGTGCGGCGCGAGCACACCGAGCCGCTGTACCTCGACATCACGCTGCCGCCCGGCGCGGAGTTCGCCCAGCCCCTGCCGGACGACCACAACGCGCTGGTGTATGCGTACCGCGAATCGGTGTGGATCGCGGGCAGCGAGGTGCCGACGCGCCGCATGGCCATTCTTGCGAACGACCCCGGCAGCGACGGCGTGGTGCTGCGCGCGGGCGCCACCAACCACAGCCCGGCGCGCGCATTGCTGATCGCCGGCAAGCCGCTGCACGAGCCGATCGCGCAGTACGGTCCTTTCGTGATGAATACAGAGGAGCAGGTGAAGCAGGCCGTGCAAGACTTCCAGGACGGCAAGTTCGGCGAGTGA
- the clsB gene encoding cardiolipin synthase ClsB — translation MDNVGRWVGGNRIALLENGEEFFTRVFDAIRQARREVIIETFILFEDKVGLALQAAMRSAAQRGVKIDLMVDGFGSPDLSREFIAGLSGVGVRVRVFDPAHRILGQRLNVFRRMHRKIVVVDGELAFVGGLNYSADHLLDYGPKAKQDYAVELHGPVVAQIHQFVLRAIALGDKGPRWFRRRLRQAPPADREAVGDVEAVLITRDNRRHTGDIEREYLAAIRAARKRIVIANAYFFPGYRLIKELRRAARRGVDVRLILQGEPDMPIVKTAATMLYHHLLHAGVRIYEYCDRPLHAKVALMDDEWTTVGSSNLDPLSLSLNLEANVFARDKAFNQLLWERMDTLMRESCQQIGVADLESGWSGWRLVRSFFIFHFLRWYPSWLGWLPRQVPRLTLAEATELAEKREKREGTGDNGAAPTEAA, via the coding sequence ATGGATAACGTCGGCCGGTGGGTGGGCGGCAACCGCATCGCGCTGCTCGAGAACGGCGAGGAGTTCTTCACGCGCGTGTTCGACGCGATTCGCCAGGCCCGGCGCGAAGTCATCATCGAGACCTTCATCCTGTTCGAGGACAAGGTGGGCCTCGCGCTGCAGGCCGCCATGCGTTCGGCGGCCCAGCGCGGCGTGAAGATCGACCTGATGGTCGACGGCTTCGGCTCGCCGGATCTCTCGCGCGAATTCATCGCAGGGCTGAGCGGCGTGGGCGTGAGGGTGCGAGTGTTCGATCCGGCGCATCGCATCCTCGGCCAGCGGCTGAACGTGTTTCGCCGGATGCACCGCAAGATCGTGGTGGTCGATGGAGAACTCGCGTTCGTGGGCGGCCTCAACTATTCGGCCGACCACCTGCTGGACTACGGACCCAAGGCCAAGCAGGACTATGCGGTGGAACTGCACGGCCCGGTCGTGGCGCAGATCCACCAGTTCGTGCTGCGTGCCATTGCGCTCGGCGACAAGGGGCCGCGCTGGTTTCGCCGCCGGCTCCGGCAGGCGCCGCCTGCCGACCGGGAGGCCGTCGGCGATGTGGAGGCCGTGCTCATCACGCGCGACAACCGCCGCCACACCGGCGACATCGAACGCGAATACCTGGCCGCGATCCGCGCCGCACGCAAGCGCATCGTGATTGCCAATGCGTATTTCTTTCCCGGCTACAGGCTCATCAAGGAGCTGCGCCGTGCCGCCCGGCGCGGCGTGGATGTGCGGCTCATCCTGCAGGGCGAGCCCGACATGCCGATCGTCAAGACGGCCGCGACCATGCTCTACCACCACCTGCTGCATGCGGGCGTGCGCATCTACGAATACTGCGACCGCCCGCTGCATGCCAAGGTCGCGCTGATGGACGACGAGTGGACCACGGTCGGTTCGAGCAATCTCGATCCGCTGAGCCTGTCGCTCAACCTGGAGGCCAATGTGTTCGCGCGCGACAAGGCCTTCAACCAACTGCTGTGGGAACGCATGGACACGCTCATGCGCGAGAGCTGCCAGCAGATCGGCGTGGCCGACCTGGAGAGCGGATGGAGCGGCTGGCGGCTGGTGCGCAGCTTCTTCATCTTCCACTTCCTGCGCTGGTATCCGTCATGGCTGGGCTGGCTGCCGCGGCAGGTGCCGCGCCTCACCCTGGCCGAGGCCACCGAGCTTGCAGAGAAGCGCGAAAAGCGCGAAGGCACCGGCGACAACGGGGCCGCGCCGACGGAAGCGGCATGA
- a CDS encoding serine/threonine protein kinase, with translation MKHAILHATALAGLMAAAGAAMAQATSIPAQPDPAVGGQASTQTPVGVPNPPQRPDASMPASREAVKAEARAHNRNNTNNLVPKGEASTTVNAQPNAMPQPTGEMSRAEVSQMARKPKPQFGQRGERPDVPTNPTEKTGTPQ, from the coding sequence ATGAAGCACGCAATCCTTCACGCCACGGCGCTGGCCGGCCTGATGGCCGCGGCCGGCGCCGCCATGGCGCAGGCCACGTCGATACCCGCCCAGCCGGACCCGGCCGTGGGCGGCCAAGCCAGCACGCAGACCCCCGTCGGCGTGCCCAACCCGCCGCAGCGCCCCGATGCGAGCATGCCGGCTTCGCGCGAAGCCGTGAAGGCCGAGGCGCGCGCCCACAACCGCAACAACACCAACAACCTGGTGCCCAAGGGCGAGGCCAGCACCACGGTAAACGCGCAGCCGAATGCCATGCCGCAACCCACCGGCGAGATGTCGCGCGCCGAGGTGAGCCAGATGGCCCGCAAGCCCAAGCCCCAGTTCGGCCAGCGGGGCGAACGGCCGGACGTGCCCACGAATCCGACCGAAAAGACCGGTACGCCTCAATAA
- a CDS encoding biosynthetic peptidoglycan transglycosylase produces the protein MKQFLRFVIYGLLALVVTTCVAIFLIVKLVLAPAAGEWSTTVEAGPLRVAVGVPTAVRLATSSWFAPRLDGHSFDSRFGTLQFAWKEAAGVLEVRCSPCSAEVPALGTQPIVFEGLVATVKRDGNTLAGTIEATPRSADAAAVLQGQWEGHLPPKGRGLQLSADIKDAPIARWYAVLAPNLPELQRARIGGTLALRGQVALPEATFALQPTVSQFTVEGLGTEAMLGARTSCGAASKLANDSWLARAVIAAEDQRFFTHAGYDLAEIVASIDNNQKDGQPKRGGSTLTQQLAKMLVTGSDRTAERKLRELLYAVEMEQTLGKARILQLYLDNAPWGGNLCGAEAAARRYFKRSARSLEPAQAVWLASMLHKPQAVLEQWRRDGQIDPNRTKWVAESVRGISRNQREVLLKSVAAARFTAPEAAP, from the coding sequence GTGAAACAGTTTCTGCGATTCGTGATCTACGGGCTGCTGGCCCTTGTCGTGACAACCTGTGTTGCTATCTTCCTGATAGTAAAACTGGTGCTTGCGCCGGCAGCGGGTGAATGGAGCACCACGGTCGAGGCCGGCCCGCTGCGCGTGGCAGTGGGCGTGCCCACGGCGGTGCGCCTGGCCACCTCGTCGTGGTTCGCGCCGCGGCTCGACGGACATTCGTTCGACAGCCGGTTCGGCACCCTGCAGTTCGCCTGGAAGGAAGCAGCAGGCGTGCTCGAAGTGCGCTGTTCGCCCTGCAGCGCCGAAGTTCCGGCGCTCGGCACGCAGCCGATCGTGTTCGAGGGCCTGGTCGCCACCGTGAAACGGGACGGCAACACGCTGGCCGGCACCATCGAAGCCACGCCCCGCAGTGCCGATGCCGCGGCCGTGCTCCAGGGCCAGTGGGAAGGACACCTGCCGCCCAAGGGCAGGGGCCTGCAGCTCAGCGCCGACATCAAGGACGCGCCGATTGCCCGCTGGTATGCGGTGCTCGCGCCCAACCTGCCCGAACTGCAGCGCGCGCGCATCGGCGGCACGCTGGCGTTGCGCGGGCAAGTCGCGCTGCCCGAGGCCACGTTCGCGCTGCAACCCACCGTGAGCCAGTTCACCGTCGAGGGCCTGGGCACCGAAGCCATGCTCGGCGCGCGCACCAGCTGCGGCGCAGCCTCGAAGCTGGCCAACGACAGCTGGCTGGCGCGCGCCGTCATCGCGGCCGAAGACCAGCGCTTTTTCACCCACGCCGGCTACGACCTGGCGGAGATCGTCGCTTCGATCGACAACAACCAGAAGGATGGCCAGCCCAAGCGCGGCGGCAGCACGCTGACGCAGCAGCTCGCCAAGATGCTGGTGACCGGCAGCGACCGCACGGCAGAACGCAAGCTGCGCGAGCTGCTCTACGCGGTGGAAATGGAACAGACCCTGGGCAAGGCGCGCATCCTGCAGCTCTACCTGGACAACGCGCCATGGGGCGGCAATCTCTGTGGTGCCGAAGCCGCGGCCCGGCGCTATTTCAAGCGGTCCGCGCGCAGCCTGGAGCCCGCGCAGGCGGTCTGGCTCGCGTCCATGCTGCACAAACCGCAGGCGGTGCTCGAGCAATGGCGGCGCGACGGGCAGATCGACCCCAACCGCACCAAGTGGGTCGCCGAGAGCGTGCGCGGCATCAGCCGCAACCAGCGCGAGGTGCTGCTCAAGAGCGTTGCGGCCGCCCGATTCACAGCACCGGAGGCGGCCCCATGA
- the xrtQ gene encoding exosortase Q — MSLAALAHRHPRIVDWGIHIDRAPAAGWLALQFAALAPTWAWMVRRLRDGSDDPLGLLALAALAALAWHCRRELRAAPRLGWLALAGAGTVLATLLRTGLGVLPALPPLAAGLVAVLALACGLLAFLPRRVAALPVAGLAVLALPLLSSLQFYAGYPLRVVTAEASRWLLAPGFRVAREGSSLVVDGRLVIVDAPCSGVQMVWLGYFTACAVALWARRTDRGFLRRLPMVGLLVLAGNILRNSVLIAFEGAGHPLAPWAHNLLGLLVLAVVCGSIARLMVPARTLPAFADQPIPGLITAQGGRHVDTVL, encoded by the coding sequence ATGTCACTGGCCGCACTCGCCCATCGCCATCCGCGCATCGTGGATTGGGGCATCCACATCGACCGCGCACCGGCCGCCGGCTGGCTCGCACTGCAATTCGCCGCGCTCGCGCCGACCTGGGCCTGGATGGTCCGGCGCCTGCGCGACGGCTCCGACGATCCGCTGGGCCTGCTGGCGCTGGCTGCCTTGGCCGCGCTGGCCTGGCACTGCCGGCGCGAACTGCGGGCCGCGCCGCGGCTGGGCTGGCTGGCACTGGCGGGCGCCGGCACCGTGCTCGCGACCTTGCTGCGCACCGGGCTCGGCGTCCTGCCTGCGCTGCCGCCGCTCGCGGCGGGCCTGGTGGCCGTGCTGGCGCTGGCGTGCGGCCTGCTGGCCTTCCTGCCGCGGCGCGTGGCCGCGCTGCCGGTGGCCGGCCTGGCGGTGCTCGCGCTGCCGCTGCTGTCGTCGCTGCAGTTCTATGCGGGCTATCCGCTGCGCGTGGTCACGGCCGAGGCGAGCCGCTGGCTGCTGGCGCCGGGCTTCCGCGTGGCGCGCGAAGGCAGCAGCCTCGTGGTCGATGGCCGGCTGGTGATCGTCGATGCGCCATGCTCGGGCGTGCAGATGGTGTGGCTCGGCTACTTCACGGCTTGCGCCGTGGCGCTCTGGGCCCGCCGCACGGATCGAGGCTTCCTGCGCCGGCTGCCGATGGTTGGTCTCCTGGTGCTGGCCGGCAACATCCTGCGCAACAGCGTGCTGATTGCATTCGAAGGCGCGGGCCATCCGCTGGCGCCCTGGGCGCACAACCTGCTCGGGCTGCTGGTGCTGGCCGTTGTGTGCGGCAGCATCGCCCGCCTGATGGTGCCGGCGCGCACCCTGCCCGCGTTCGCCGACCAGCCCATTCCGGGTCTGATCACCGCGCAGGGAGGCCGCCATGTCGACACGGTTCTTTGA